In Desulfosporosinus youngiae DSM 17734, the genomic stretch GTGCAGCCAGGTGCAATTTTAACCCGCGTAGCTTCCAGTCATTTGCGAGTCGGCACGTTTGAATATGTTTCAAAATTTGGCACGGTTGAGGATCTCCGGGACCTCGCTGATTATACGTTAAAACGGCATTTTCCTTACATTGGAGATATTGAGAACCGTTATCTTTCACTCCTTAAGGAAGTGATTAAGCGTCAGGCTGAGCTGATTGCAAAGTGGCAGCTGGTTGGGTTTATTCATGGGGTGATGAATACCGACAATATGGCCCTTAGCGGAGAATCCATCGATTATGGTCCTTGCGCCTTTATGGATGCCTATGACCCGGACACCGTATTCAGTTCCATAGATCATCAAGGCCGATATGCCTATGGCAATCAGCCGCTTATAGCAGGATGGAATCTCGCACGGTTTGCTGAGACCCTATTGCCGCTGCTGCATGACAGCCAGGAGCAGGCTGTCAAACTGGCCCAAAATGAAGTTTCAAACTTTACGGAGCTGTTTCGCCATAACTGGCTCGCAGGAATGAGAGCAAAACTAGGAATGTTTAATAAAGAGACGCAAGATGAATCTCTTATTGAAAATTTGCTCAGTATGATGCAGAAGTATCGTGCCGACTATACCAATACCTTTCAAACCTTAACTTTTGATAATCAGGATGATAACCATCTGTTTGGCAGTCCGGAATTTGCCGAATGGCATAAGATGTGGCTGTCGAGACTGGAACGACAGCAGGAATCGAGAGACTCTTCCCATCAGTTAATGCGGAATAGCAACCCCGCGCTGATTCCACGCAATCATCGGGTAGAAGCAGCACTGGATGCCGCTGTGAAAGAGGGAGATTACAGTGTGATGAAGGGATTGCTTGCCGTTCTTTCAATTCCTTATGTACACGTCCCCGAACAGGCCGATTACGCCACGCTGCCAGAGATATCAAACCACCCTTACCGAACGTTTTGCGGAACATGATACAGGCCTTGGGGACAAACAATAATAAATGCCACCCCTTTTGTGAGGCAGCATTTCTCAAGGAAATTTTTCTTTATTTTCGTTCAATACCTTCCATATCCTCCATTAATTTTACAATAGAATAGAAGGCATTAAATTTTATATGATCTTCTTTAGTCGTTCCATTAAAACCATTGACCTTTTCACACTCAAATTTTAGTTTCTCCAGCAAGTCAGTCCACATTTTTTCATAATTCATACAACCCACGCCTTTCTGTCTGTTTGATGCAAAATATAACGATGATGAAAGAGCTAAGAACATTTTACCCTATGTGAGCAAGGTAAACAATTGTTTTGTTTTGTCATAATCAGAATTATTTTATCATTTCTATTTAAATTTTATTAGGTCCGCCGCTCTTCTTAGCTGCTCATCCAGCACCTTGGCATATATTCTCGTTGTCCTGGGGTCAGAATGACCAAGAGCATCCTGAACAATAGCCAGGTTGTCTGTTTCCCGGAGCAGCATAGTAGCAAATGTGGAACGCATCTTGTGAACACTGAAGCCCTCCGTATTATGTCCAAGGGTTTTAAGAATGGTCATGTATTTAGCGATTAGATTTTGAACCGCTCTCTTACTAATTCGGTTTCCTTGAATTGATAGAAAAAGAGCATCAATGTCTTTGTTTACGTACCTGGACCGTTCATTCCTTAAATAATCATTCAGGGCTTTGGCAACATCGTTATTAAAATAAATCAACGTTTCTTTATTCCCTTTACGCACAATTTCAAAATACCCCTTATTAAGATTTGTCTTACTGATATCCAGGCTGCAAAGTTCTGATAACCTCAGCCCTGTACCGATCAAGGTTAGGACGATGGCATAATCCCGTTTCTCAGTATAGACATGGTATTTGAGCTGACCGTCTGTTAAGCCTATACCAGTTTCTAAAGCATCCGTCAAATCCGCAATCTCATTAGGTTCCAATGCTTTGGGAAGCTTTTGATGAACATTGATGGGGTCTAATTTAATGGTGACGTCTTTATGGATCATATCTTCACGAAGCAAATAACGGTATAAAGACTTAATAACAGCTTGTTTACGGGCCAGAGCACGGGGGCCATTCGTGCGCTCAGTATTAGCCCAGCTTAGATATGACTCAATCTGGCGATGCCCGACATTTTCCATAAGCGGCAGCTCGATTTCCGGCGGAGAGGAGGGAAAATCAGGCATATAGCCGCATAAATAATGAAAAAATAAACAAAGTTCATAGGTATAGGCAATCTGAGTTGATTTAGATTTATTGGTGAGGGCCAGATGGTTTATAAAGTTCTTAGCGAATGGGGGAAGGTGGTGGGGATTAAATCCAGTATCCATGATCAAACCTCCATATGATTTAACTATATCCATTAAAGCAAACATCTATAATAATTTCCACTCCAAGGAGGAATTACCTTCTTTCTGTAGAAGATGTTTTAAGGCAGGAAGGGGTATTGTTGTGCTGCGCTCGATACGATAACAACAGATTAACTTAGAATCAAAGAGGAGGTAGAGCAATGAAGATAATATTAATGGGTGGCCCAGGTGCAGGTAAGGGGACTCAGGCAAATCCACTCGTAGAGCGTTTTCATTTCCCGCATATTTCGACAGGCGACATGTTCCGGGCTGCTATTAAAGAAGGAACTGCCTTAGGTCTAAAGGCTAAATCCTATATGGATGCAGGTGGCCTGGTACCTGACGAGGTAACCATTGGGATTGTAGAGGAACGGTTAGCACAGCCTGATTGTGTGGATGGATTTCT encodes the following:
- a CDS encoding tyrosine-type recombinase/integrase; the encoded protein is MDTGFNPHHLPPFAKNFINHLALTNKSKSTQIAYTYELCLFFHYLCGYMPDFPSSPPEIELPLMENVGHRQIESYLSWANTERTNGPRALARKQAVIKSLYRYLLREDMIHKDVTIKLDPINVHQKLPKALEPNEIADLTDALETGIGLTDGQLKYHVYTEKRDYAIVLTLIGTGLRLSELCSLDISKTNLNKGYFEIVRKGNKETLIYFNNDVAKALNDYLRNERSRYVNKDIDALFLSIQGNRISKRAVQNLIAKYMTILKTLGHNTEGFSVHKMRSTFATMLLRETDNLAIVQDALGHSDPRTTRIYAKVLDEQLRRAADLIKFK
- a CDS encoding protein adenylyltransferase SelO is translated as MTNGNASQETGWNFENSYARLPNLLFTTLNPTPVQSPELMILNYPLASSLGLNLQWLESKDGTAVFAGNRIPEGALPLAQAYAGHQFGHFAVLGDGRALLLGEQITPEGERFDIQLKGSGRTPYSRRGDGRAALGPMLREYIISEAMHALGIPTTRSLAVVTTGEPVIRETVQPGAILTRVASSHLRVGTFEYVSKFGTVEDLRDLADYTLKRHFPYIGDIENRYLSLLKEVIKRQAELIAKWQLVGFIHGVMNTDNMALSGESIDYGPCAFMDAYDPDTVFSSIDHQGRYAYGNQPLIAGWNLARFAETLLPLLHDSQEQAVKLAQNEVSNFTELFRHNWLAGMRAKLGMFNKETQDESLIENLLSMMQKYRADYTNTFQTLTFDNQDDNHLFGSPEFAEWHKMWLSRLERQQESRDSSHQLMRNSNPALIPRNHRVEAALDAAVKEGDYSVMKGLLAVLSIPYVHVPEQADYATLPEISNHPYRTFCGT